A region from the Cervus elaphus chromosome 10, mCerEla1.1, whole genome shotgun sequence genome encodes:
- the LOC122701865 gene encoding 60S ribosomal protein L12-like isoform X2: MCNFLRSSRIQVHPTPAASTMPPKFDPNEIKVVYLRCTGGEVGATSALAPKIGPLGLSPKKVGDDIAKATGDWKGLRITVKLTIQNRQAQIEVVPSASALIIKALKEPPRDRKKQKNIKHSGNITFDEIINIARQMRHRSLARELSGTIKEILGTAQSVGCNVDGRHPHDIIDDINSGAVECPAS; encoded by the coding sequence GTGCAACTTTCTTCGGTCGTCCCGAATTCAGGTTCATCCGACACCAGCCGCCTCCACCATGCCCCCTAAGTTTGACCCCAACGAGATCAAAGTCGTGTACCTGAGGTGCACCGGTGGGGAAGTCGGTGCCACGTCTGCCCTGGCCCCCAAGATCGGCCCCTTGGGCCTGTCTCCAAAAAAGGTCGGTGATGACATAGCCAAGGCAACTGGTGATTGGAAGGGTCTGAGGATTACAGTGAAACTGACCATTCAGAACAGACAAGCTCAGATTGAGGTGgtaccttctgcttctgccctgaTCATCAAAGCCCTCAAGGAACCACCAAGggacagaaagaagcagaaaaacattAAGCACAGTGGAAACATCACTTTTGATGAGATCATCAACATTGCCCGGCAGATGCGGCACCGGTCTCTAGCTAGAGAACTTTCTGGAACCATTAAAGAGATCCTGGGGACCGCCCAGTCTGTGGGCTGCAATGTTGATGGCCGCCACCCTCATGACATCATAGATGATATCAACAGTGGTGCAGTGGAGTGCCCAGCTAGTTAA
- the LOC122701865 gene encoding 60S ribosomal protein L12-like isoform X3: MPPKFDPNEIKVVYLRCTGGEVGATSALAPKIGPLGLSPKKVGDDIAKATGDWKGLRITVKLTIQNRQAQIEVVPSASALIIKALKEPPRDRKKQKNIKHSGNITFDEIINIARQMRHRSLARELSGTIKEILGTAQSVGCNVDGRHPHDIIDDINSGAVECPAS; this comes from the coding sequence ATGCCCCCTAAGTTTGACCCCAACGAGATCAAAGTCGTGTACCTGAGGTGCACCGGTGGGGAAGTCGGTGCCACGTCTGCCCTGGCCCCCAAGATCGGCCCCTTGGGCCTGTCTCCAAAAAAGGTCGGTGATGACATAGCCAAGGCAACTGGTGATTGGAAGGGTCTGAGGATTACAGTGAAACTGACCATTCAGAACAGACAAGCTCAGATTGAGGTGgtaccttctgcttctgccctgaTCATCAAAGCCCTCAAGGAACCACCAAGggacagaaagaagcagaaaaacattAAGCACAGTGGAAACATCACTTTTGATGAGATCATCAACATTGCCCGGCAGATGCGGCACCGGTCTCTAGCTAGAGAACTTTCTGGAACCATTAAAGAGATCCTGGGGACCGCCCAGTCTGTGGGCTGCAATGTTGATGGCCGCCACCCTCATGACATCATAGATGATATCAACAGTGGTGCAGTGGAGTGCCCAGCTAGTTAA